A segment of the bacterium genome:
CTCGTCGCGCAGGCTGTGCAGAGCGTCGAGGTCCCGATCGTGGCGCAGCCCAATGCCGGCGAGCCCATCGTGAGAACCGCGGGAGTGCACTACGATACCCAGCCTTCCGACTTCGCGGCCGGGCTCGCTCGCCTTGTCGAGCAGGGAGCGCGCCTGGTAGGCGGTTGTTGCGGTACCGAGCCCCCTCACCT
Coding sequences within it:
- a CDS encoding bifunctional homocysteine S-methyltransferase/methylenetetrahydrofolate reductase → LVAQAVQSVEVPIVAQPNAGEPIVRTAGVHYDTQPSDFAAGLARLVEQGARLVGGCCGTEPPHLQATRLALEISSQR